One Aphelocoma coerulescens isolate FSJ_1873_10779 chromosome 5, UR_Acoe_1.0, whole genome shotgun sequence DNA segment encodes these proteins:
- the LOC138111317 gene encoding ferritin light chain-like has protein sequence MAAPAMAEPRSKRPRVTLPACPAHRPLPASRVRHGFPAAVEEALCGVTGAQLELHYCLQALGEYFDQSHVALPNISKFFLHQALEERKAAEALMKYQQERGGHYCSKTIQKPNCDYAVGLMKALELAMVQWKTLLRYFEELYALSVENSDPHSASTIKKQFIGPKIWKIKLMGDLLTNARRLDCSQDGRSSLGDYFMDRLQKEFRTSIEPESSDHCSPCPPLQQCTGAAEGLKRPQRECSQHRNGIGPIYATIHCTTLLPQCNDGTGAKLKQGREGL, from the exons ATGGCGGCGCCGGCCATGGCCGAGCCGCGCTCCAAGCGGCCCCGGGTGACGCTGCCCGCCTGCCCCGCGCACCGCCCGCTGCCCGCCAGCCGCGTCCGCCACGGCTTCCCGGCCGCCGTGGAGGAGGCGCTCTGCGGCGTCACCGGcgcccagctggagctgcactACTGCCTGCAGGCGCTG GGTGAATATTTTGATCAGTCACATGTGGCTCTACCAAATATTTCAAAGTTCTTCCTGCATCAAGCTCTGGAAGAGAGAAAAGCTGCAGAGGCATTGATGAAGTATCAGCAAGAAAGAGGAGGCCATTACTGCTCTAAAACCATCCAG AAGCCAAACTGTGATTATGCAGTCGGTCTGATGAAGGCCCTGGAACTAGCAATGGTACAATGGAAAACTCTGCTACGATATTTTGAAGAGCTTTATGCCCTGAGTGTTGAAAATTCAGACCCTCATAGCGCAAGCACTATCAAGAAACAATTTATTGGGCCCAAAATCTGGAAGATCAAGCTGATGGGAGATCTGCTGACCAATGCTCGCAGGCTTGACTGTTCGCAGGATGGCAGAAGTAGTCTTGGGGATTACTTTATGGACCGGTTACAGAAAGAGTTCAGGACCAGCATAGAGCCAGAGTCTAGTGATCACTGCAGCCCCTGCCCGCCTCTCCAGCAGTGCACAGGAGCTGCAGAAGGTCTGAAGCGACCCCAGAGAGAATGCTCCCAGCACAGAAATGGCATAGGGCCGATATATGCAACCATACACTGCACTACGCTGCTGCCACAGTGTAACGATGGCACAGGAGCAAAGCtgaagcagggcagggagggcctttaa
- the MYOD1 gene encoding myoblast determination protein 1: MDLLGPMEMTEGSLCSFTAADDFYDDPCFNTSDMHFFEDLDPRLVHVGGLLKPEEHPHHHGHHHGHEEEHVRAPSGHHQAGRCLLWACKACKRKTTNADRRKAATMRERRRLSKVNEAFETLKRCTSTNPNQRLPKVEILRNAIRYIESLQALLREQEDAYYPVLEHYSGESDASSPRSNCSDGMMEYSGPPCSSRRRNSYDSSYYTESPNDPKHGKSSVVSSLDCLSSIVERISTDNSTCPILPPVETVAEGSPCSPPEGVSLSDSGAQIPSPTNCTPLPQDNSSSNPIYQVL, translated from the exons ATGGACTTACTGGGCCCCATGGAGATGACGGagggctccctctgctccttcaCAGCCGCCGATGACTTCTACGATGACCCGTGCTTCAACACGTCGGACATGCACTTCTTCGAGGACCTGGACCCCCGGCTGGTGCACGTCGGGGGTCTGCTGAAGCCCGAGGAGCACCCGCACCACCACGGGCACCACCACGGGCACGAGGAGGAGCACGTCCGGGCGCCCAGCGGGCACCACCAGGCTGGCCGCTGCCTGCTGTGGGCCTGCAAGGCGTGCAAGAGGAAGACCACCAACGCTGACCGCCGTAAGGCCGCCACCATGAGGGAGCGCCGACGGCTCAGCAAGGTCAATGAGGCCTTCGAGACCCTCAAGCGCTGCACCTCCACCAACCCCAACCAGCGCCTGCCCAAGGTGGAGATCCTGCGCAACGCCATCCGCTACATCGAGAGCCTGCAGGCCCTGCTGCGGGAGCAGGAGGACGCTTATTACCCGGTGCTGGAGCACTACAGTGGGGAATCGGATGCCTCCAGTCCCCGCTCCAACTGCTCCGACGGCATG ATGGAGTACAGCGGGCCTCCTTGCAGCTCCCGCAGAAGGAACAGCTATGACAGCAGCTACTACACAGAGTCCCCAAATG ATCCAAAGCATGGGAAGAGTTCTGTTGTTTCCAGTCTCGATTGCCTCTCAAGCATTGTAGAGAGGATTTCCACAGATAATTCCACATGCCCCATACTGCCTCCAGTGGAGACTGTTGCTGAagggagtccctgctcccctccagaAGGAGTGAGTCTGAGTGACAGTGGAGCCCAAATTCCTTCCCCCACCAACTGCACCCCACTTCCCCAGgataacagcagcagcaaccccATCTACCAAGTGCTATAA